In one Vulgatibacter incomptus genomic region, the following are encoded:
- a CDS encoding SEC-C metal-binding domain-containing protein: MKTGRNAPCPCGSGKKFKFCCDKAAAAGKGDWSKVLLAVSGLVLLLGAVWMATVIIDSDAFDPKGLVWSAEHGHWHTADGQEAGGAAVPRAQPPGLPPDGKVWSQEHGHWHDAE, translated from the coding sequence GTGAAGACTGGCCGAAACGCCCCCTGCCCCTGTGGAAGCGGCAAGAAGTTCAAGTTCTGCTGCGACAAGGCGGCCGCCGCCGGCAAGGGCGACTGGTCCAAGGTCCTCCTGGCGGTCTCGGGCCTGGTGCTGCTCCTCGGCGCGGTGTGGATGGCGACGGTCATCATCGACTCGGACGCCTTCGACCCGAAGGGCCTGGTCTGGTCCGCCGAGCACGGACATTGGCACACGGCCGACGGCCAGGAAGCCGGAGGGGCCGCGGTCCCGAGGGCCCAGCCGCCTGGGCTCCCGCCGGATGGCAAGGTCTGGTCGCAGGAGCACGGCCACTGGCATGACGCCGAGTAG
- a CDS encoding helix-turn-helix domain-containing protein: MQGSDGQGRRAKVSPTLQATAGGLLSVRLVATFLGVSTATVYKLYASGDLQSIRVGAAQRVSREALAR, encoded by the coding sequence GTGCAGGGTAGTGACGGACAGGGGAGAAGGGCCAAGGTCTCCCCCACCTTGCAGGCCACTGCTGGTGGGCTGCTCTCGGTCCGGTTGGTCGCGACCTTCCTCGGCGTCTCCACCGCGACGGTCTACAAGCTCTACGCCTCGGGCGATTTGCAATCGATCCGGGTTGGAGCGGCACAGCGGGTGAGCCGGGAGGCGCTGGCCCGGTAG
- a CDS encoding sigma-54-dependent transcriptional regulator, with protein MTELRPRILVADDDAAFRLAMSKALGRLRFQVEEASSGEEAVAALRAGRSDVALLDLQLGDLDGLEVLRRAKGSPTRVIVVTGHGTIAAAVEAMRLGAVNFVQKPVDAPALLPLLEDAAAIRPEAPEAATTDAAALGMAGSSAALEKIRGRIRKAAPTDETVLVTGESGAGKELIARALHQESTRASGPFVAINCAQAHRDLFDAELFGYVRGAFTGASQDRPGLFREAAGGSLFLDEVGELPLTAQAKLLRVLETRTVRPVGGTREVPIDVRVIAATNRDLAAEVRSGAFREDLFFRLNVLSIEVVPLRERREDIEPIARHLLGRMRKEGGRELALDPDALAELLRYDWPGNVRELANVLKRSAIFAQGATIPADEVREAIGASIFGHPEARAAREAPPPREAHEADSDLTLADLEKRHILDTFERMGENVTRTAQALGIDRRTLQRKLKSFGRETADEG; from the coding sequence ATGACCGAACTTCGCCCCCGCATCCTCGTCGCCGACGACGACGCCGCCTTCCGCCTCGCCATGTCCAAGGCCCTCGGCCGCCTGCGCTTCCAGGTGGAGGAGGCCTCCAGCGGCGAAGAGGCCGTCGCCGCGCTCCGCGCAGGCCGCTCCGATGTGGCTTTGTTGGACCTCCAGCTCGGCGACCTCGACGGCCTCGAGGTGCTCCGCCGCGCCAAGGGGAGCCCCACCCGCGTCATCGTCGTCACCGGTCACGGCACCATCGCCGCCGCCGTCGAGGCCATGCGCCTCGGCGCCGTCAACTTCGTCCAGAAGCCCGTCGACGCCCCTGCCCTCCTCCCGCTCCTCGAGGACGCCGCCGCCATCCGCCCCGAGGCGCCGGAAGCGGCCACCACCGACGCCGCTGCGCTCGGCATGGCGGGCAGCAGCGCCGCCCTCGAGAAGATCCGCGGCCGAATCCGGAAGGCGGCGCCCACCGACGAGACCGTACTAGTCACCGGCGAGAGCGGCGCCGGCAAGGAGCTCATCGCGCGGGCGCTCCACCAGGAGAGCACCCGGGCCTCCGGGCCCTTCGTCGCGATCAACTGCGCGCAGGCCCACCGGGATCTCTTCGATGCCGAGCTCTTTGGATATGTGAGGGGCGCCTTCACCGGCGCGAGCCAGGATCGCCCTGGCCTCTTCCGCGAGGCCGCCGGCGGATCGCTCTTCCTCGACGAGGTGGGCGAGCTGCCCCTCACCGCCCAGGCAAAGCTCCTCCGGGTGCTCGAGACCCGCACCGTGAGGCCCGTGGGCGGCACGCGGGAGGTGCCCATCGACGTCCGTGTCATCGCCGCCACCAACCGCGACCTCGCCGCCGAGGTGCGCTCCGGGGCCTTCCGCGAGGACCTCTTCTTCCGCTTGAACGTGCTCTCGATCGAGGTCGTCCCCCTGCGCGAGAGGCGCGAGGACATCGAGCCCATCGCGCGGCACCTCCTCGGCCGGATGCGCAAGGAAGGCGGCCGCGAGCTGGCGCTGGACCCCGACGCTCTCGCCGAGCTGTTGCGCTACGACTGGCCGGGCAACGTGCGCGAGCTGGCCAACGTGCTCAAGCGCTCCGCCATCTTCGCCCAGGGCGCTACCATCCCCGCCGACGAGGTACGAGAGGCAATCGGCGCCTCGATCTTCGGGCACCCGGAGGCGAGGGCCGCACGCGAAGCGCCGCCGCCCCGCGAAGCCCACGAGGCGGACTCAGACCTCACCCTCGCCGACCTCGAGAAGCGCCACATCCTCGATACCTTCGAGCGGATGGGCGAGAACGTGACGCGGACTGCCCAGGCTCTCGGGATCGACCGGCGCACGCTGCAGCGCAAGCTGAAGAGCTTTGGCCGAGAGACCGCCGACGAGGGTTGA
- a CDS encoding tetratricopeptide repeat protein: MSNSKRLIAAATLVAAAVVLASSSADLVLAVREPSRIAALGARAFAGGDLRARFELQILSLAGHADAKRMIGEAILDGATSKPPEEGLMYLRGAAASGDRGSQRILGKALLFARGGIRKDEVEARRWLESAAEAGDAASAYYLGLLFRTPGPDYDPSEGARWLKLAAAQELPEALFALGNAYRMGDGVEVDEQRAVDCYMRAAEHEHPASLQALAMAFRNGELGLARDEEKVSELLLDLEHAIRDAPTPP; encoded by the coding sequence ATGTCGAATTCGAAGCGATTGATCGCCGCCGCAACGTTGGTTGCGGCGGCCGTTGTTCTGGCCAGTTCGTCCGCCGACCTGGTCCTGGCCGTCCGCGAGCCCTCACGGATCGCCGCGCTCGGGGCTCGCGCGTTCGCCGGAGGCGATCTCCGCGCACGTTTCGAGCTCCAGATCCTGTCGCTCGCGGGGCACGCGGACGCGAAGCGGATGATCGGCGAAGCCATCCTCGACGGTGCGACCTCGAAGCCGCCCGAGGAGGGCCTGATGTACTTGCGCGGCGCCGCGGCCTCCGGAGATCGGGGCTCGCAGCGGATTCTGGGCAAGGCGCTCCTCTTCGCCCGAGGAGGGATCCGCAAGGATGAGGTGGAGGCGCGACGCTGGCTCGAGTCCGCGGCGGAGGCGGGTGATGCCGCGTCGGCCTATTATCTGGGCCTGCTGTTTCGCACGCCGGGGCCGGACTACGATCCGTCCGAGGGAGCGAGGTGGCTGAAGCTCGCCGCAGCTCAGGAGCTCCCGGAGGCGCTCTTCGCGCTCGGGAATGCCTACCGGATGGGCGATGGTGTCGAGGTCGACGAGCAAAGGGCCGTCGACTGCTACATGCGCGCCGCGGAGCATGAGCACCCTGCGTCGCTCCAGGCGCTCGCCATGGCATTTCGGAACGGCGAGCTCGGGCTCGCGCGAGACGAGGAAAAGGTGAGCGAGCTGCTCCTCGACCTGGAGCACGCGATTCGAGACGCGCCGACGCCGCCCTGA
- a CDS encoding YaiI/YqxD family protein, with protein sequence MRIWIDADACPGPVKEIVVRAAIRLKVPVVFVANQPLNLPRSEFVSTVQVGRGLDVADAYIAAQAARGDLAVTQDIPLASQLVPKGVAVLDPRGELFTEENIEERLSVRDFMHELREGGVVTGGPKGFGPQDRQRFAATLDRELDRLVRASARRS encoded by the coding sequence TTGCGGATTTGGATCGATGCAGACGCGTGCCCGGGGCCGGTGAAGGAGATCGTCGTCCGCGCGGCGATTCGACTGAAGGTCCCCGTCGTCTTCGTGGCGAACCAGCCGCTCAACCTTCCCCGCTCTGAGTTCGTGTCGACGGTTCAGGTGGGCAGGGGCCTCGACGTAGCTGACGCCTACATCGCGGCTCAGGCAGCACGCGGAGATCTCGCTGTGACGCAGGACATCCCTCTGGCCTCGCAGCTCGTTCCCAAGGGCGTGGCCGTCTTGGATCCGCGGGGCGAGCTCTTCACCGAGGAGAACATCGAGGAGCGACTCTCCGTGCGGGACTTCATGCACGAGCTGCGCGAGGGCGGCGTGGTCACCGGGGGTCCAAAGGGCTTCGGCCCCCAGGATCGACAGCGTTTCGCGGCGACCCTCGATCGCGAGCTCGACCGCCTGGTGCGAGCCAGCGCGCGGCGAAGCTGA
- a CDS encoding HNH endonuclease, whose product MKRYKPHSNKQQALLPFIKVHGETRGWSTESAEPTLDPGEMTASASDLLKQPPPPLQSIGQAFPAKIAAPPSEQLLRSPQVLAWVLREAAGRCECCGNPTPFKRADGDPNLEVHHLRWLANDGRDTVPNAVAVCRTCHRLLHDAAEGGDAVGRLYASF is encoded by the coding sequence GTGAAGCGCTACAAGCCGCACTCGAACAAACAGCAGGCGCTGCTGCCCTTCATCAAGGTCCATGGCGAGACGCGCGGCTGGTCCACCGAGAGCGCCGAACCCACCTTAGATCCCGGCGAGATGACGGCGTCGGCGAGTGATTTACTAAAGCAGCCGCCTCCTCCGTTGCAGTCGATCGGCCAGGCATTCCCGGCGAAGATCGCAGCCCCGCCGTCCGAGCAACTTCTTCGCTCGCCGCAGGTCCTGGCATGGGTTCTCCGCGAGGCGGCAGGCAGGTGCGAGTGCTGCGGCAACCCTACACCGTTCAAGCGAGCCGATGGCGATCCTAACCTTGAAGTCCATCACCTACGCTGGCTCGCGAACGATGGGCGCGATACGGTCCCAAACGCGGTTGCCGTCTGCCGCACCTGCCACCGTCTGCTACACGACGCCGCCGAGGGAGGCGATGCCGTGGGGCGGCTGTACGCAAGCTTCTAG
- a CDS encoding dsDNA nuclease domain-containing protein — MISGPSVGDLKDLLVGECPPDQSGARGSNRYDFQKSWALCLLIDLHSADADYALLLEHFEDVAVVDSSSSPSTISLYQVKTSSAPWTNTRLIRRVKGAKGLKPSILGRLFTNGLRFQEKLKHLVFVSDKTFALKLPNGSKATELTKIQFLSLSDDEKSAFRSKLLTELGADISTAEDSTSFEMTVLSVGDHETHTLGRVVKFAETRGFKEGHVAFFKTISAEIRRRSNYEGNFSSFEDLLRCRAITREQFEAMILGSLPLTRDHGLAECIKQLQMEKVPWAQLEIIKKNWRRHYALSVRSDRPDLRKMGHRIRERAGNHQVQNPDSGLHAMAVEIANDFPQKPAGYSHQELVAAILFEVYQDAEVAGNKDSNQKSQKANA; from the coding sequence GTGATCTCAGGGCCAAGCGTAGGGGACCTAAAAGACTTGCTAGTCGGCGAATGCCCGCCCGATCAGAGCGGAGCCCGCGGAAGCAATCGGTACGACTTCCAGAAATCGTGGGCCCTATGCCTTCTCATTGACCTGCATTCAGCCGACGCCGACTACGCATTGCTTCTTGAACACTTCGAGGATGTTGCAGTCGTCGACTCGTCATCCAGTCCGTCCACCATTTCGCTCTACCAGGTCAAAACAAGCAGCGCTCCCTGGACCAACACAAGGCTAATTCGGAGAGTGAAAGGTGCCAAAGGCCTCAAACCATCGATTCTTGGTCGCCTATTTACTAACGGACTTCGCTTTCAGGAAAAGTTGAAACACCTCGTTTTCGTGTCCGACAAGACTTTCGCCCTTAAGCTTCCTAACGGATCGAAAGCTACGGAGTTGACCAAAATTCAATTCCTGAGCCTGTCCGACGACGAGAAAAGCGCCTTCCGCTCTAAACTGCTGACCGAACTGGGTGCTGACATCTCAACCGCCGAAGATTCGACATCATTCGAAATGACCGTTCTTTCGGTTGGGGACCATGAGACACATACCCTCGGCCGAGTCGTCAAGTTTGCTGAGACTAGGGGGTTCAAGGAAGGCCATGTGGCATTCTTTAAGACGATCTCGGCGGAAATCAGGCGGCGAAGCAATTATGAAGGCAATTTCTCATCCTTCGAAGACTTGCTCAGATGCCGCGCGATCACTCGGGAACAGTTCGAGGCAATGATTCTCGGTTCTCTTCCTTTGACCCGAGATCATGGCTTGGCGGAATGCATCAAACAGCTTCAAATGGAGAAGGTGCCGTGGGCGCAGCTTGAGATAATTAAAAAAAACTGGCGGCGCCATTATGCGCTGTCAGTAAGATCGGATCGTCCGGATCTTCGCAAAATGGGCCATAGAATCCGCGAACGGGCGGGAAACCATCAGGTCCAAAACCCGGACTCTGGGCTACATGCGATGGCAGTCGAAATCGCAAATGACTTCCCACAGAAGCCCGCTGGATACAGCCATCAGGAGCTCGTTGCAGCAATCCTGTTTGAGGTCTATCAAGATGCTGAGGTCGCCGGGAACAAGGACTCTAATCAGAAGTCTCAGAAAGCAAACGCATGA
- a CDS encoding FG-GAP repeat domain-containing protein — MNNRLRAHILRSSILAVLVLSLGGGCSPSVPDGSPAASAGAGGEGGGSGGKGGGSGGVGGGSGGEGGGTGGVGGGTGGVGGGGSTQSPGTHFAATAREWSLPPDSPSPDGFFTFGYYDWTTMDLDGDGKPDLVVYTGASESNPHWLLYKNTGSGFAATPTEWSLPPDSPHPDGFFTLAYYDWTTMDLDGDGKPDLVVNTGASETNRRWLDYKNTGTGFAATATEWSLPADSPHPDGFFTFSYYDWTTMDLDGDGKPDLVVNAGASETNRRWLLYKNTGSGFAATATEWSLPADSPFPGGFFTFSYYDWTTMDLDGDGKPDLVVYTGASESNPHWLLYKNTGSGFAATATEWSLPPDSPSPNGFFTFSYYDWTTMDLDGDGKPDLVVYTGASESNPHWLFYKNTGSGFTATATEWTLPADSPHPDGFFTLAYYDWTTMDLDGDGKPDLVVNTGASETNRRWLLYKNTP; from the coding sequence ATGAATAACCGCCTGCGCGCCCATATCCTTCGTTCCTCGATCCTCGCCGTCTTGGTCTTGTCCCTCGGGGGCGGGTGCTCGCCCAGCGTTCCCGATGGTTCGCCGGCAGCTTCGGCAGGCGCCGGCGGCGAAGGAGGCGGCTCCGGCGGCAAAGGTGGAGGCTCCGGCGGCGTTGGCGGTGGCTCCGGCGGCGAAGGTGGCGGCACCGGCGGCGTCGGTGGCGGCACCGGCGGCGTAGGTGGTGGCGGCAGCACGCAGAGCCCGGGCACGCACTTCGCTGCGACGGCGAGGGAGTGGTCCCTTCCTCCCGATTCGCCCTCTCCGGACGGCTTCTTCACCTTCGGCTACTACGACTGGACCACCATGGATCTCGACGGCGACGGCAAGCCGGATCTCGTGGTCTACACCGGCGCATCCGAGAGCAATCCGCACTGGCTGCTCTACAAGAACACGGGCAGCGGCTTCGCTGCGACCCCCACGGAGTGGTCCCTTCCTCCCGATTCGCCCCATCCGGACGGCTTCTTCACCCTCGCCTACTACGACTGGACCACGATGGATCTCGACGGCGACGGCAAGCCCGATCTCGTGGTCAACACGGGCGCATCCGAGACCAATCGGCGCTGGCTGGACTACAAGAACACGGGAACCGGCTTCGCTGCGACGGCCACGGAGTGGTCCCTACCTGCCGATTCGCCCCATCCGGACGGCTTCTTCACCTTCAGCTACTACGACTGGACCACCATGGATCTCGACGGCGACGGCAAGCCGGATCTCGTTGTGAACGCCGGCGCGTCCGAGACCAACCGGCGCTGGCTGCTCTACAAGAACACGGGCAGCGGCTTCGCTGCGACGGCCACGGAGTGGTCCCTTCCTGCCGATTCGCCCTTTCCGGGCGGCTTCTTCACCTTCAGCTACTACGACTGGACCACCATGGATCTCGATGGCGACGGCAAGCCGGATCTCGTGGTGTACACCGGCGCATCCGAGAGCAATCCGCACTGGCTGCTCTACAAGAACACGGGCAGCGGCTTCGCTGCGACGGCCACGGAGTGGTCCCTTCCTCCCGATTCGCCCTCCCCGAACGGCTTCTTCACCTTCAGCTACTACGACTGGACCACCATGGATCTCGATGGCGACGGCAAGCCGGATCTCGTGGTCTACACCGGCGCATCCGAGAGCAATCCGCACTGGCTGTTCTACAAGAACACGGGTAGCGGCTTCACTGCGACGGCCACGGAGTGGACCCTTCCTGCCGATTCGCCCCATCCGGACGGCTTCTTCACCCTCGCCTACTACGACTGGACCACGATGGATCTCGACGGCGACGGCAAGCCGGATCTCGTGGTCAACACGGGCGCATCCGAGACCAATCGGCGCTGGCTGCTCTACAAGAACACTCCGTGA